CGAATCGTCCATGATGGTTCGGGTGGAGCTGGTGCGGTGACTTTTGAATATCGCAGCCTTGATCAGCTCGACATGCTGTGCCAGCGGCTCACAGGCGAGCAATTCTGATCTAAATGGCTGTAAATCTGGCGCTAGATTCACAGCGTTAACCAACCAAGATACTGTTTCTAAATCAAAATCTGAAAAACTCCTCTTTTGGCGTTAACCATAAGCTGAAGCGTGCTTTTATGGTTTGCCTGCCAAAAGCGATGATGAATGCAGTGGGGCATTCCGAATTTTCGTTCGTCGCAAAAGGACCAGATGATGATCAAAAAGATGAAGCTCGCAGTTGCGGGCGCAGTACTTGCCGCAAGCATGGCATCCAACGCCGCTTATGCCGCCACCGAACAGGCCGATGCTACTGTGCAGGTGCTTGCAGCCGTGCAGCTGTCGGCTGTCAGTGACCTTAACTTTGGCATTGTTGCCGCTTCGGCTGCAGGCGGCACCGTTACGCTGGCACCGACCGCTGCGGCAGTTCCCGTCGGTTCGGGCGTTATCCCTATCAGCGGTGGTTCGTCCGCCAGTTTTCGCGTAACCCAGGCTACCAACGGAGAGACGATCGCGCTGAGCGTCGGCAACCCGACGCCTTTGACTTCGGGTGCCAACTCGATTCCGCTGTCGGGCCTGACGCTTTCGAACAGCAGCATTCTTTTCAACTCGTCTTCGTTGCAGACTGTTTACGTTGGCGGCACGATTTCGCTTGGTGCCAACCAGGCTGCGGGCACCTATGTCGGTTCGTTTGATGTAACCGCTGAATATCAATAAGATATGCCGGGCGGGATTGCCGCCTGATCAATCATTCCAGACCCCGGTTGCCTTGTGCAGCCGGGGTTTTTCTTTGCCTGCCGGGCAGCGTTAGCAGCTTGGTAACCATGTCCTGATAATCCGAAATGGATCAGAAAACCGGCAGACCAGGCCGGAACGGACCAGATCGGGCATGAAACCATTATGACTATTTTGCGCAAAGCTTTCGCGTGGGCGCTTGGCGGCCTTGCCGTCCTTATGACATCTGCGTCACCAGTCCATGCATCGGGCGATCTCCTTGTCGCCCCCACCCGCGTCATTCTTGATGGAAAACGCGGAACCCAGGTCATCCTGAACAATGTCGGCAGCGAAGAAACCACCTACCGGATTACTTTAGAGATAAAGCGGATGTCCGAAATGGGGGAGCTGGTCGACATCGACACAGCTTCAACCAGTGAAGCAGAAAAAGCTGCGCTTGGCCTCGTCCGCTATGCGCCGCGTCGGGTGACCCTGCTTCCCAACCAGCCGCAATCGATACGTATCGGGCTGAATGCGGCCGAAGGCCTGCCAGACGGGGAATATCGCGTGCACATGTTGTTTCGCGCCGTCCCAAAGACCAATGCCGTGACTGAAGAAACGGCAACGAACGAGGTGAAGATCCAGCTCATTCCTCTCTATGGTATCGCAATTCCTGTTATCATTCGTAAGGGTGAATTGAGCGTGACAGCAGCACTCGCCAATGCCCGCCTTGATCAGGGGGAGGATGGCCCGCTGTTGGCCTTTGATGCCACCCGAAAGGGCAACCGCTCGGTCTATGGTGAGTTTCGCGTCACCAAACCGGGTCAGGCCGAACCGTTATTGGTGCAAAAGGGCATTGCGATTTATCCCGAGATAGAACGCCGCAAGGTGGAACTGCAGCTTAGTCCCGAAGAAGCATCGGCGATCCGTGGCGGTGAAGTTGTGATTTCCTATCACGACACGCCCGAAAATGGTGGCGGCATGATTGCCCAGCTTCGTACGGTGGTGCGCTAACTCCTCGGCACCCGCCGACTGGCAGCAATCCTCATGTGGCGCTTCCTGCCCATATTTTGGCGAGGTCTATTGGCCATCGCACTTGCCACCGGCACCTTTGCGGTACCGGTGGCTTCAGCGCGTGCAGCCGATGGGGCGGTACGCTGGACTGCCAATGACGATGACCAGCTTTTGCTTGATGTCCGCGTCGGGCGGTTTCGCGTCGGTGATGGCGTGCGCGGCTATCAGACCGATAATGGAATATGTGTAGATTTTGCGGACATCATCATTGCGTTCGACCTTCCGGTGCGCCTCGATAAAAAGTCGCGCCGCGCAACTGGCTGGTTATTTGAGGAAAGCCGCACTTTCACCCTCGACCGCGACAGTGGAAGAGTACAAATCATGAACAAATCTGCATCTTTGGGTGCAGCCGACATTCGTGACACGCCGGAAGGCTGGTGCGTCGATACGCGTGCGCTGGGCCGCTGGCTCGATGTGACGTTGACCCCGGCGCTGAATGACGCACTGTTGGTGGTTGCTGCCGATCGCAAATTGCCATTCGAACTTGCAGAAGAACGGAAAGATCGGGCCGCACGGGTGCGCCCCACCGCCACATTCGACCTGCGTAGCCTGCCCCAGGCCAAGGATCCTTATCGTTTTTGGCGAACGCCGTCGGTCGACTTCGTGGCGTCAGCGGGAGTTCAGCGGGAAAAGGGACGCCCGACCGCGCTTAACGGCCGCTATGATATCTTTGTTGCAGGTGAAATCGCCCGTGCGGCGTTTGATGCACGATTGTCGTCAAATGATCAGGGAACACCTGAAAGCTTTCGGGTTCGCGCTTATCGCACCAGCGCCGAGGGTGGACTGCTCGGGCCGCTCAACGCCACACATTTCGGGGTGGGCGACGTTTCGTTGCCCAGTTCGTTCATCGGCAGCCGATCAACCCCCGGGCGCGGGCTGTATGTCACCAACCGCCCGCTGACCCGCCCCGACAATTTCGACCGAACCAGCTTTCGCGGCGAATTGCCCGATGGTTGGGAGGCCGAGCTTTACCGCAATGATCAGCTGATCGGCTATTTCCAGAGCCGCGGTGACGGTCGCTACGAATTTCTCGATGTGCCGCTGTTGTACGGCCAGAATCGCCTTGAAGTCGTTCTTTACGGCCCACAAGGGCAGATCAAACGGGATGTGCGGATGATTCCGGTCGGCCCCAATTCGATCCCGCCACGCGAAACCTATTACTGGGCCGGTATCCAGGATGCCGGCCGCGACCTCGTCAACCTCGGATCGAGCGATGCGCAGCCCTTTAATGGTTGGCGTGCCGGGTTCGGATTCGAACGGGGTATTGATGCCCGCATGTCGGTCGGGTTGTCGGCACTAACTTCGGTCTATGAAGGCCGGCGCGACAGCTATGCCGAGGCCATGATGCGGCGCGCCATTGGCCCTTCGCTGGTCGAGATAGCGGCGGCAGCTGATATTCGCGGCGGTAGCGCGCTGCGTGGCCAGATGCTGGCGCAAATCGGCCCAGCGATGATTGGCGCGCAATCC
This portion of the Sphingobium sp. genome encodes:
- a CDS encoding DUF4402 domain-containing protein, whose translation is MMIKKMKLAVAGAVLAASMASNAAYAATEQADATVQVLAAVQLSAVSDLNFGIVAASAAGGTVTLAPTAAAVPVGSGVIPISGGSSASFRVTQATNGETIALSVGNPTPLTSGANSIPLSGLTLSNSSILFNSSSLQTVYVGGTISLGANQAAGTYVGSFDVTAEYQ
- a CDS encoding molecular chaperone; protein product: MTILRKAFAWALGGLAVLMTSASPVHASGDLLVAPTRVILDGKRGTQVILNNVGSEETTYRITLEIKRMSEMGELVDIDTASTSEAEKAALGLVRYAPRRVTLLPNQPQSIRIGLNAAEGLPDGEYRVHMLFRAVPKTNAVTEETATNEVKIQLIPLYGIAIPVIIRKGELSVTAALANARLDQGEDGPLLAFDATRKGNRSVYGEFRVTKPGQAEPLLVQKGIAIYPEIERRKVELQLSPEEASAIRGGEVVISYHDTPENGGGMIAQLRTVVR
- a CDS encoding carboxypeptidase-like regulatory domain-containing protein; this encodes MAIALATGTFAVPVASARAADGAVRWTANDDDQLLLDVRVGRFRVGDGVRGYQTDNGICVDFADIIIAFDLPVRLDKKSRRATGWLFEESRTFTLDRDSGRVQIMNKSASLGAADIRDTPEGWCVDTRALGRWLDVTLTPALNDALLVVAADRKLPFELAEERKDRAARVRPTATFDLRSLPQAKDPYRFWRTPSVDFVASAGVQREKGRPTALNGRYDIFVAGEIARAAFDARLSSNDQGTPESFRVRAYRTSAEGGLLGPLNATHFGVGDVSLPSSFIGSRSTPGRGLYVTNRPLTRPDNFDRTSFRGELPDGWEAELYRNDQLIGYFQSRGDGRYEFLDVPLLYGQNRLEVVLYGPQGQIKRDVRMIPVGPNSIPPRETYYWAGIQDAGRDLVNLGSSDAQPFNGWRAGFGFERGIDARMSVGLSALTSVYEGRRDSYAEAMMRRAIGPSLVEIAAAADIRGGSALRGQMLAQIGPAMIGAQSIWLFGGFRSEQYLPGLRAEHMASFDHTIKIGSRSIPYGFDATYRQSHNGNSSIEAKARTSFNIGGMTATTDVIWEQMKFAFGSDPPSRLDVALRLSGRAGGLRLRGEARFGVMGAAGFKESRLTAEWRSDDKANWRAELGYEALNRRGRLGFGYTRQFEKFALTGQLTAATDGSVAAQMSLAFSLGPNPNGGGFHMSSEKLASSGQAAVLVYQDLNADGHRQSDEPFEKSVEITTGINGRGRPTDESGQTLIGGLEPYVPILVGIDADSLPDPYVQPASSGVVVTPRPGVAIVVELPLVAAGEVSGYLVREGGKIMGGLDVELLDAAGRMIRSTRSEYDGFFLFERVPYGQYRLRVGAMAANIVGVQSEIAVPVRLDRAKPTVDMGTVQLKPATRIAASE